In Eriocheir sinensis breed Jianghai 21 chromosome 45, ASM2467909v1, whole genome shotgun sequence, the following proteins share a genomic window:
- the LOC126980764 gene encoding probable endonuclease 4, which yields MKCKRKRTKRAPAKPKGSQRAARGKKSMKGSSTEPSEDEEIEVKQVKKKVASPRKKNKKGEDTLVPCPIKYESLGDGPPPVPSTGHMYMGSHVSAAGGIWNAFENAEECSSKSSAIFLRNQRQWNAKPLDEETVEKWKEIGKDFPPHLILPHGSYLMNLGSPVPETLEKSRAMLVDELQRCQRLGIPHYNFHPGSTTGKISREDCCKVIAESINLAHSQTKGVICVLENMSCQGFTIGGDLHELRLIIEHVKDKSRMGVCLDTCHSHAAGYDLSLEEGFEELLEDFEKIIGWQFLRGLDINDSKGQVGDHLDHHENIGKGTIGVEGFFRVMNCDHFNDLPLILETPWTSNAGYANEVKALTSLILIEK from the exons ATGAagtgcaagaggaagaggacaaagagggcACCTGCCAAACCTAAGGGTAGCCAGAGggcagcaagaggaaaaaagtcAATGAAGGGGAGCTCTACAGAACCAAGTGAAGACGAAGAAATAGAAGTCAAGCAAGTGAAGAAAAAAGTTGCGAGtcccaggaagaaaaataagaaaggagag GATACACTTGTTCCTTGCCCCATCAAGTATGAGAGCCTTGGGGACGGGCCGCCTCCTGTGCCCTCCACTGGGCATA tgtacatgggCTCCCATGTCTCAGCTGCTG GTGGAATATGGAATGCTTTTGAAAATGCTGAGGAGTGCAGTTCAAAGTCTTCTGCCATTTTCCTTCGCAACCAACGGCAGTGGAACGCTAAGCCCCTGGACGAGGAGACTGTTGAGAAGTGGAAGGAGATTGGAAAG GACTTTCCTCCACACCTGATCCTGCCTCATGGGTCCTACCTGATGAACCTGGGCTCCCCCGTACCCGAGACGCTGGAGAAGAGTCGTGCCATGCTGGTGGACGAGCTGCAGCGTTGCCAGCGTCTTGGCATCCCGCACTACAACTTCCACCCAG GTTCCACCACAGGCAAGATCAGCCGCGAGGACTGTTGCAAGGTGATTGCCGAGAGCATCAACCTGGCCCACAGTCAGACCAAGGGTGTGATTTGTGTGCTGGAGAACATGAGCTGCCAA GGCTTCACCATTGGGGGTGACCTTCATGAGCTGAGGCTGATCATTGAGCACGTGAAGGACAAGTCTCGCATGGGCGTCTGTCTGGACACCTGCCACTCACACGCTGCAG GGTATGATCTCTCCTTGGAGGAAGGGTTTGAAGAGTTGCTGGAAGATTTTGAGAAGATCATTGGATGGCAGTTTCTTCGAGGACTTGATATAAATGACTCCAAAG GCCAAGTTGGCGACCACCTGGACCACCATGAGAACATTGGCAAGGGAACCATTGGTGTGGAGGGCTTCTTCCGGGTGATGAACTGCGACCACTTCAACGACCTGCCCCTCATCCTGGAGACCCCCTGGACCAGCAATGCAGGTTATGCCAACGAGGTCAAGGCGCTGACGTCATTGATTTTAATTGAGAAATAG